A DNA window from Halomonas zincidurans B6 contains the following coding sequences:
- a CDS encoding SDR family oxidoreductase has protein sequence MANDLTGKVAAVTGAASGIGLASVKAMISSGARVVLIDRDESTLESACKELGEAAMPLVIDLLDPQDCATLLSRVLEKAGQLDIFHANAGSYIGGDLIDADPDSIDRMVSLNVSVVMKNVHNVLPHMIERGTGDIMVTSSVAGHFPVPWEPVYASSKWAMTSFVQTVRRQVLRHGIRVASVSPGPVNSALLADWPEDNLRKAKESGSIIEPAEVADAILYMLTRPRNVTIRDMVVLPSNFDM, from the coding sequence ATGGCGAATGATTTGACTGGCAAGGTGGCAGCCGTAACCGGAGCGGCATCGGGCATCGGGCTAGCCAGCGTAAAAGCAATGATTTCCTCGGGCGCCCGTGTGGTGCTTATCGATCGCGACGAGTCCACCCTTGAGTCGGCCTGCAAGGAACTCGGCGAGGCCGCAATGCCGCTGGTTATCGACCTGCTCGACCCGCAGGACTGCGCGACGCTGCTGTCACGTGTCCTGGAGAAGGCGGGTCAGCTCGACATCTTCCACGCCAATGCCGGCAGCTACATCGGTGGCGACTTGATCGATGCCGACCCAGACTCGATCGACCGAATGGTGAGCCTTAACGTCAGTGTAGTGATGAAGAACGTCCATAATGTCCTGCCACACATGATCGAGCGTGGCACTGGCGACATCATGGTAACGAGCTCTGTAGCCGGGCATTTTCCCGTCCCCTGGGAGCCGGTCTACGCCTCCTCAAAGTGGGCCATGACCAGCTTCGTCCAGACCGTGCGCCGCCAAGTCCTCAGGCATGGCATCCGTGTCGCCTCGGTCTCGCCCGGCCCCGTCAACAGCGCCCTGCTGGCCGACTGGCCCGAGGACAACCTGCGAAAGGCCAAGGAGTCGGGCAGCATCATCGAACCGGCCGAGGTAGCAGATGCCATCCTGTATATGCTGACCCGCCCTCGCAACGTAACTATTCGTGACATGGTGGTCCTGCCAAGCAATTTCGACATGTAG
- a CDS encoding ABC transporter substrate-binding protein → MKIPELTVHARKTALATACVSMLATGTVVADEDTLTIGMSFQELNNQYFVTMQKALESAAESIGAEVIITDARHDVAKQVSDVEDMIQRGVDILLLNPADSVGVETAVLAAKEAGVTTIAIDAQAKGPVDGFVGSKNYDAGYKSCDYLAQKLDGEGQVALLDGIPVVPILQRIDGCTAALGEYSGIEIVDKQNGRQERAQAMTVTENIIQANPDLDGIFSVNDIGSLGALVAIEASGKDIKLVSVDGHPEAISKIQEANSPFIATSAQYPRDMVRLGLGLGLAKYWGASNVPAEIPIDVKLIDREKAADFSW, encoded by the coding sequence ATGAAAATCCCCGAGTTGACAGTACACGCCCGCAAGACAGCCCTCGCCACCGCCTGCGTAAGCATGCTGGCTACGGGCACTGTGGTGGCAGATGAGGATACTCTGACAATCGGTATGTCCTTTCAAGAACTCAACAATCAGTATTTTGTGACCATGCAGAAAGCGCTCGAGAGTGCTGCTGAAAGCATAGGGGCCGAAGTTATCATCACCGATGCCCGCCATGACGTCGCCAAGCAGGTCAGCGATGTCGAAGACATGATCCAACGGGGTGTCGACATCCTGCTGCTCAACCCAGCTGATTCTGTCGGCGTCGAGACGGCAGTATTGGCCGCCAAGGAAGCCGGCGTCACCACCATAGCAATCGATGCCCAGGCCAAAGGGCCAGTAGATGGCTTCGTGGGCTCCAAGAACTACGACGCCGGCTACAAGTCATGCGATTACCTGGCTCAGAAACTCGATGGGGAAGGCCAAGTGGCCTTGTTGGACGGTATTCCTGTCGTACCGATCTTGCAGCGCATCGATGGCTGCACCGCCGCGCTCGGCGAATATTCCGGCATCGAGATCGTCGACAAGCAGAACGGACGCCAGGAGCGCGCCCAGGCCATGACAGTGACCGAGAATATCATCCAAGCGAACCCGGATCTGGACGGCATTTTTAGCGTCAATGACATCGGCTCACTCGGCGCCTTGGTTGCCATAGAAGCCAGCGGTAAAGACATAAAGCTAGTCAGTGTAGACGGTCATCCCGAGGCTATTAGCAAGATCCAGGAGGCCAATTCACCGTTCATAGCCACCTCGGCTCAGTACCCCCGCGATATGGTACGCCTGGGGCTCGGTCTCGGTCTGGCCAAATACTGGGGCGCCAGCAACGTTCCTGCGGAAATCCCAATCGACGTGAAGCTGATCGACCGCGAAAAGGCCGCCGACTTCAGCTGGTAA
- a CDS encoding histidine triad nucleotide-binding protein codes for MNCLFCKMIKREIEPDVVYEDDHVLAFNDINPQAPRHVLIVPKKHIATLNAIEEGDLALVGRLQYTAAKLAREFGFADDGYRVVMNCNEDGGQSVYHIHMHLLGGRRFTWPAG; via the coding sequence ATGAATTGCCTGTTCTGCAAGATGATCAAGCGCGAGATCGAGCCCGACGTGGTCTACGAGGACGACCACGTGCTGGCCTTCAACGACATCAACCCGCAGGCGCCACGCCATGTGTTGATCGTGCCCAAGAAGCACATCGCCACCTTGAACGCCATCGAGGAGGGCGATCTGGCCCTGGTCGGCCGGCTGCAGTACACCGCCGCCAAGCTGGCCCGCGAGTTCGGCTTCGCCGACGATGGCTATCGCGTGGTGATGAACTGCAATGAAGATGGCGGCCAGTCGGTCTATCATATACACATGCACCTGCTGGGCGGCCGCCGCTTTACCTGGCCGGCTGGGTAG
- the coq7 gene encoding 2-polyprenyl-3-methyl-6-methoxy-1,4-benzoquinone monooxygenase: MLRKLTRRDQLIHQFDTVLRTLVPHAAQPSRPSPAGATRDESLDEFERRHAAGLMRINHTGEVCAQALYQGQGLTAKLADTRAQMEQAAQEEIDHLAWCDARLVELDGRTSYLNPLFYAASFGMGALAGAVGDRLSLGFVNATEEQVGKHLDAHLEQLPRGDRRSREVLEQMREDEAHHARWALEAGGTRFPAPVKWGMSWMSKVMTRSVYRF; encoded by the coding sequence ATGCTTCGCAAGCTGACACGCCGCGATCAGCTGATCCACCAGTTCGATACCGTGCTGCGCACCCTGGTGCCGCATGCCGCCCAACCCTCGCGGCCGTCGCCCGCCGGTGCTACCCGTGACGAGTCGCTGGATGAGTTCGAGCGCCGCCACGCCGCCGGGCTGATGCGCATCAACCATACTGGCGAGGTATGCGCCCAAGCGCTCTATCAGGGCCAGGGGCTGACCGCCAAGCTGGCCGACACCCGTGCGCAGATGGAGCAGGCCGCGCAGGAGGAGATCGATCACCTGGCCTGGTGCGATGCGCGACTGGTCGAGCTCGACGGACGAACGAGCTATCTCAACCCGCTGTTCTACGCCGCCTCGTTCGGCATGGGCGCGCTGGCCGGCGCGGTCGGCGATCGGCTCAGCCTGGGCTTCGTCAATGCCACCGAGGAGCAGGTCGGCAAGCATCTCGACGCGCACCTCGAGCAGTTGCCGCGCGGCGACAGGCGCTCCCGCGAGGTGCTCGAGCAGATGCGCGAGGACGAGGCCCACCATGCGCGCTGGGCGCTCGAAGCCGGCGGCACGCGGTTCCCGGCGCCGGTCAAGTGGGGCATGTCGTGGATGTCGAAGGTAATGACCCGCAGCGTCTATCGATTCTGA